The following are encoded together in the Neomonachus schauinslandi chromosome 15, ASM220157v2, whole genome shotgun sequence genome:
- the HOXB7 gene encoding homeobox protein Hox-B7, giving the protein MSSLYYANALFSKYPAASSVFATGAFPEQTSCAFASNPQRPGYGAGSGASFAASMQGLYPGGGGMAGQSAAGVYAAGYGLEPSSFNMHCAPFEQNLSGVCPGDSAKAAGAKEQRDSDLAAESNFRIYPWMRSSGTDRKRGRQTYTRYQTLELEKEFHYNRYLTRRRRIEIAHALCLTERQIKIWFQNRRMKWKKENKTAGPGATGQDKAEVEEDEEE; this is encoded by the exons ATGAGTTCATTGTATTATGCGaatgctttattttctaaatatccaGCCGCAAGTTCGGTTTTCGCTACCGGAGCCTTCCCTGAACAAACTTCTTGTGCGTTTGCTTCCAACCCCCAGCGCCCGGGCTATGGAGCGGGTTCGGGCGCTTCCTTCGCCGCCTCGATGCAGGGCTTGTACCCCGGCGGGGGGGGCATGGCGGGCCAGAGTGCAGCCGGCGTCTACGCGGCCGGCTACGGGCTCGAGCCGAGTTCCTTCAACATGCACTGCGCGCCCTTTGAGCAGAACCTCTCCGGGGTGTGTCCCGGCGACTCCGCCAAGGCGGCGGGCGCCAAGGAGCAGAGGGACTCGGACTTGGCGGCCGAGAGTAACTTCCGGATCTACCCCTGGATGCGAAGCTCAG GGACTGACCGAAAGCGAGGCCGCCAGACCTACACCCGCTACCAGACCCTAGAGCTGGAGAAGGAGTTTCACTACAATCGCTACCTGACGCGGCGGCGGCGCATCGAGATCGCGCACGCGCTCTGCCTCACGGAAAGACAGATCAAGATCTGGTTCCAGAACCGGCGCATGAAATGGAAAAAGGAGAACAAGACCGCGGGCCCTGGGGCCACAGGCCAGGACAAGGCCGAGGTGGAGGAGGACGAGGAAGAGTGA